GAGACAGGTCGTGGCTTACGGCGCTCAGGGGGTGTTCAAGCGCGTGCGTGAAGTGCAGCAGGCCATTGTCAAAGGCGACGCCAGCCTCAAGGGCAGCGAAGCAGAGAGCGTAACGGGCTTTGAGATCAGTGGGGTTTTCCAGGGCAACGGGCAGCCACTTGTGCACAAGGCGGATGGTGTCCCTGGCCAGATTGACGGCAAGAGGGTTTGAAACCGTTGTTGTGGCCGCCTCCACCACATGGTTGACGGCGTCGATGGAGACGTATCTGGTCTGTTCCATGGACAATCCGGTCATCAGGGCGGGATCGTCAATGGCAAAGCGGGGATAGATGCAGTCGTAGGCAATGGCAGGCTTGTAGTTGAGCCTGGTGACCGTGGCGACGGCAAAGCGGTTCACCTCGCTGCCAGTGCCGTGGGTCAGGTTGATGGCGATGATGGGCAGGGCCTTTTCGGGCGTGAAGCGGAAGCAATAGAGATCCTCGCCGCTTTTGCCAGGGTTGGCCAGCAGTATGGCCGCGCTCTTGCCACAGTCGATGGGACTGCCGCCGCCAATGCAGATAACGGCTCCAGCGTTGATGGCGCGTCCCATTTCCGCGGCTTCGTCCACGCTGTCTGTGCTGGGATTGGGGGTGACGCGATTGTACAGGGCAAGGGTGATGCCGTGTTTTTTGGCCGCAGCCTCCACCTTGTCCCAGGCTCCCGTAACCTTGTAGGAATGCCCGCCGCTGACGCAAAGAATGGACGCAATCCCTTCCTGCTTCATCTGGGCCAGAATGTCGTCAATCTTGTTGATGGCACCAACGCCAATATAGGCTGTCGTCTTGACGCGAATTTCCCGAACAACATCATAATCGCAACTTTCGTCCCACATGATGGCCTCCTGCTGGCCCAGGGGTATCCTGTGCCATGTTGTATGTTCTGAACGATTGTTATTTTTTTCACGTGACTTTTTTATATGCCCTATCGGAATAGTAGTAAAGCTCATTGGTCGTACAAACAATATTATTGGGCACGGGCATGCGAGGCCATGACAAAAGAAGCCGCTATTGGGGTATGCCGCAGCTCTGTTTGCCGTCATTAAAGGAAGGCTCTGTAACGAAAAGAGGGGACGTAACGCGAAAGTAAGACTCTGTACGCGAAGAGGCATGGGCATCGACAACTCTCCGCGTCCGGGCCTCTTTCAGTCGGGGGCAAGGGCAAGCTGTGCCATGTCACAGCAAATGGCTGCGGGCAAGGCTCGCGTCACTGTTTTGTCTGGGGAGGGGACCCTAGGTGAACCCCAAAAAATGCGGGGCACCGAAAGGGTGCGCGCAGGGGCATGCGCGCGAGCTAGGGGCATGGCTCTTTTGCAGCAGGAAGGATTACGGGACTGGAGCAGTTAACCCACTTGATTCGTTAACTGCTCCAGCTGTCTCCCCCCTGCGCTTGGGGTAAGCGGCACTAAATCCACTGAATTGTTTTACCGTTCAGCATTTTTTCATCTTCATCCAGCAGGGCGGCTATTTTTGCCAATTCATATTGCGCCATCTCCGGATCAGAAAGCATGGCAGGGCAGGCTGCCAATGAGAACGCAAAGGTGAATTCCTTGTAAGGCGTAAAGCAAAAGGATTTATATCGCCATGGGAAAAGGCGCGCGCGAATCATGTTGTATGTTAAATACAAAAAACTTTTGGGCGTGAAGACAGAATGATGCCCGTCTAGATCAGATCCATCAAGAACGCTCTGATATCTTGTGACAACGGCATTCCATTGGCGGTCATTGGAGAGCAGGTGTGCTACAGCCAGGTTGTCATCTTTCCAAAATTCAACGGGGTTGTTGCATCTTGCTGTATCCAGAATGTGATCCATGACTCTCCAGGGGGCGTAGGGCATCTTTGTGGTGTGGATATACCATGCTTCGGCGAATGATGTGGGCTGTCTGAAATGGTCAAAGCAGTAACGATGGTCGGGGAGCAAGGCCCAAAATATGCCGCCATCTGTCATGATCTTCTGAATATCAAGAAGAAACTCAATAAGTCTGGGCATGTGTTCTAAAACATGGCAGCTAACAACATAATCGAATTTGGGGACATCTTTTAGTGCTGCGGCGTAGCTCTCTTTGATGACAAAATCTATTGGTACAGCGTTTAATACTCGAGGTTCATTTTTATAAATCTCTAGTAGTTCGGCATCACTGCGCACATCTGCATAATATACGTCAGCTTCAGATTTCTTGAAGATGGGCGTATCCAAAGGGCCTATTTCCAGAATGCGTTTTTTGGTGTCAACACCTTTGATAAACTTGGAAATATCGCTGCGCATTTGCGTTGCCTCATGTTGGGTAATTGAAGGTTCTATCTAAAATTCTTGCAGGCGTGCCGCGAGCCTCGTTTCGCAAGCTTTTTTGCCATGACCTCGTTGACGACAGATGGTTCACGGAGAAGACGGTCTTTTATGGCTCTATATATAAACCAATGTGCAATGTGCTGTATGCAACAGTTTTATGCAGAGCTTCAGCCTATACTGCGCCGCATGCTCTCTCAATGTTTTTTATTGGCGCGTATAAAGAACACCATGCCCTGTATCTGTTAAAGAATGTTTTGGCGACAGAAAACACAGCCTAATCTATAGTCATTCGAGAAGCAACCTTGCATCACCAGAACACCTGCAATCGTTGGAGCATTTTCACATTGGAATGCAGGGGAGGCAGTGCGGTCAGGCCTCCGTCAGTGATGGGCTGATACAGCCTGAATCGTTATGGGGCCCTGCAATTCCGTGTTGTGCGCAGGCATGTAAGGGTGTTCCAGCTGCCGCGTCGTGCATCTGTTCGTAGGTGTCAGTTGCCTGCTCCCACGGGCGTTTTGCCTTGCCGGGCATATGCAAAAACGGTATGCACTCCCGTGAGCGCCCGCCGCCGCCCGTCGCCCTTGCGGCCCTGTTTTTTCACCGAACCAAAGGATCCCCTGTGCAGTTTTTCGAGCAGATCGCAAAAGAGTTGAGCATTGCCCCCGGTCAGGCCAAGGCCGTGGCGGAACTTCTGGACGAAGGGGCCACCATTCCCTTTATTGCCCGCTACCGCAAAGAGGCGCACGGCTCGCTGGACGAGGTGGCCGTCACTGCCGTGCGCGACAGGCTCACACAGTTGCGCGAACTGGAAGCGCGGCGGCAGGCCGTTCTTGCGTCACTCACCGAGCGGGAACTGCTTACCGACGAACTGCGCGCCAGCGTCATGGCCGCCGAAACCATGACGGCTCTGGAAGACGTGTACCTTCCCTACCGCCCCAAGCGGCGCACCCGCGCCACCATGGCCAGGGAAAAAGGCCTTGAGCCTCTGGCCCTGACCCTGCTGGAGCAGACCGCGAGCCTCTTGCCCGAAGAAGCCGCCACGCCCTTTGTGAATGTTGAAAAAGGCGTGGAATCCACCGAGGCTGCCCTGGCCGGAGCACGGGACATCATTGCTGAAATTGCCAGCGAGCACGCTGCGGCCCGCGCGGCCATGCGCGAGTATTTCGCCCGCAAGGCCGTGGCGGCGTCCAGCGTGGCCAAGGGCAAGGAAGAGGAGGGGGCCAAGTTCCGCGACTACTTTGACTGGCAGGAAAGCGCCGCCAAGGCCGCCGGGCACCGTCTGCTCGCCATGCTGCGCGGTGAGGCCGAAGGCTTTTTGACCCTGCGCTTTCTGCCGGAAGCCGAACCGACCCAGGCGCTTTTTCGGGGCATGTTTGTCAAAAATTCTTCGCCCGCAGGGCAGCAGGTATGCGAAGCCGTGGACGACGGCTACAAACGCCTGCTTGCGCCCTCGCTGGAAACGGAACTGCGCGCGACCCTGCGCAAAAAGGCCGAAAGCGAAGCCATTGCCGTGTTTGCGAAGAACCTGCGCCAGCTTTTGCTGGCCTCGCCGCTGGGGCAAAAGCGCGTTCTCGCCATTGACCCCGGCTTTCGCACGGGCTGCAAGATTGTGTGCCTGGATGCGCAGGGCGCGCTGCTGCACCACGACCTCATCCATATTTTGAGCGAGGGCCAGCGCAAGGACGCCGGGGAAAAGGTACGCAAGCTCGCTGCCGACTACGGCGCCGAGGCCATAGCCATTGGCAACGGCACGGCGGGGCGCGAGACGGAAGCTCTCGTGCGCTCCCTGCAGCTTTCGCTTCCGGTGCTTGTGGTCAGCGAGAGCGGGGCCAGCGTGTATTCGGCCTCCGAAACGGCGCGGCGTGAATTTCCCGACCTCGACCTCACGGTGCGCGGCGCTGTTTCCATCGGCCGCAGGCTCATGGATCCGCTGGCCGAACTGGTGAAGATCGACCCCAAGGCCATTGGCGTTGGCCAGTATCAGCACGATGTGGATCAGGCTGACCTGAAACAAAGCCTGGACGATGTGGTTGAAAGCTGCGTGAACGCGGTGGGAGTGGAGGTGAACACGGCCAGCATGGAGCTTCTGACGCACGTTTCCGGCCTTGGCCCGGCCCTGGCCAAGTCTGTGGTGACCTACCGCGAAGCCAACGGCCCCTTTGCCCTTCGCAAGGATCTGAAAAAAGTGCCGCGCCTTGGGCCAAAAGCCTTTGAGCAGGCAGCGGG
This DNA window, taken from Desulfovibrio sp., encodes the following:
- a CDS encoding iron-containing alcohol dehydrogenase, encoding MWDESCDYDVVREIRVKTTAYIGVGAINKIDDILAQMKQEGIASILCVSGGHSYKVTGAWDKVEAAAKKHGITLALYNRVTPNPSTDSVDEAAEMGRAINAGAVICIGGGSPIDCGKSAAILLANPGKSGEDLYCFRFTPEKALPIIAINLTHGTGSEVNRFAVATVTRLNYKPAIAYDCIYPRFAIDDPALMTGLSMEQTRYVSIDAVNHVVEAATTTVSNPLAVNLARDTIRLVHKWLPVALENPTDLKARYALCFAALEAGVAFDNGLLHFTHALEHPLSAVSHDLS
- a CDS encoding class I SAM-dependent methyltransferase; this translates as MRSDISKFIKGVDTKKRILEIGPLDTPIFKKSEADVYYADVRSDAELLEIYKNEPRVLNAVPIDFVIKESYAAALKDVPKFDYVVSCHVLEHMPRLIEFLLDIQKIMTDGGIFWALLPDHRYCFDHFRQPTSFAEAWYIHTTKMPYAPWRVMDHILDTARCNNPVEFWKDDNLAVAHLLSNDRQWNAVVTRYQSVLDGSDLDGHHSVFTPKSFLYLTYNMIRARLFPWRYKSFCFTPYKEFTFAFSLAACPAMLSDPEMAQYELAKIAALLDEDEKMLNGKTIQWI
- a CDS encoding Tex family protein; this translates as MQFFEQIAKELSIAPGQAKAVAELLDEGATIPFIARYRKEAHGSLDEVAVTAVRDRLTQLRELEARRQAVLASLTERELLTDELRASVMAAETMTALEDVYLPYRPKRRTRATMAREKGLEPLALTLLEQTASLLPEEAATPFVNVEKGVESTEAALAGARDIIAEIASEHAAARAAMREYFARKAVAASSVAKGKEEEGAKFRDYFDWQESAAKAAGHRLLAMLRGEAEGFLTLRFLPEAEPTQALFRGMFVKNSSPAGQQVCEAVDDGYKRLLAPSLETELRATLRKKAESEAIAVFAKNLRQLLLASPLGQKRVLAIDPGFRTGCKIVCLDAQGALLHHDLIHILSEGQRKDAGEKVRKLAADYGAEAIAIGNGTAGRETEALVRSLQLSLPVLVVSESGASVYSASETARREFPDLDLTVRGAVSIGRRLMDPLAELVKIDPKAIGVGQYQHDVDQADLKQSLDDVVESCVNAVGVEVNTASMELLTHVSGLGPALAKSVVTYREANGPFALRKDLKKVPRLGPKAFEQAAGFLRIHGGANPLDASAVHPESYGIVKAMAADLGCSVPDLLANAEMRRRIRPEAYVTETVGLPTLRDILAELEKPGRDPREAFEAFAFAEGVTRIEDLEAGMRLPGIVTNVTNFGAFVDIGVHQDGLVHISQLADSFVSDPHTVVTVQQQVSVTVLEVDAARKRISLSMRKNPEAAPVREQARDHARDQARDQGRRPEAERRQPARENRPQPRTENRPRTENRQERQKPEQGRRPFQDMLAKFGKR